A stretch of DNA from Leishmania braziliensis MHOM/BR/75/M2904 complete genome, chromosome 2:
AGCGCCCTCGGCAAGGAGAGCCCGatctgcggctgccggctCGACTAGGGACAGCATGTGACGCTGGGCGCTTGCACGAGAGGCTCCTCTGGCAGGCTGTCGCCCTACACGCGGCCATTGCAGAATATCGCATCCATTACTCCCAAGCTCTCTCGATTTCCCTAGCCATGGGTTTTCACTTGGGAAGTCGGGTGTGCATCGCCCATCCGAAGGATGTGCCCAGGCCTTCCGCTCCTTGTCAGTGTCACTTTGTGCCccttgcgctgcaggtgcccCGAAGACTGCTTTATCGGCCGCTGTTGGCACAGtctgcgccacctgctgcagtgaGTGTCTTCTCCGGAAGCGACTCCCCTTTCCGCTACTACAAGCCTCACACGTCCTTTATGAGAGAGCGCAAATGGCTCTTCGCTGCATCACATGGACTGCACACCACACAGCACTTTTCGTGCAGAACACTTGGTGGGCAGCGTTTTCCCCAGCACCTCAGTGCTACAGCCCCACAGATCGACTACCCTTCACGACTGAGATAGCGTCGAGCTTGTCAAGAGACGGAAGGTGCAAATGAGCGAAGCGCAAACTTTACCGTCAGCCATTCGTGTGGGagcccccacacacacacacacattcgcgctctgccgccgacccgctgccgccatcacctACGCCACGACGTGGTCTTCACGAAGCTTCGTTGTACGACATTACCCCCCGAGAGGTTTACATGATTcgtcacacgcacagaccCCACTCACGTGTGCCTCCGCAGTGCGAAGGAAGGGTAAGGCGGGCAAGAGCAGTTCCAAGGGCGGGAGCTGGAGCCTTCGGTGAACAGTCCTTGGCAGGAGGTAGTGTTTTTCAGGACGCTTCAGGGTGGGTCTCTGGACGTTTGGCCACTCTTTCGCTATGCTGTGTCGTAAAATGGACGCACGTAATGGCAGCCGAAACGATGTGAGGAGAGTAGAgggacgaggaaggggggagggcgacgtGGTATTGACGGCGAATCCGTCAGCTGAACCACGGCAGTTGCTCGGACGCATCACAGGTGGAACAGCACTACATGAGCTTTTGTGCAGGCTCGCGGGCTACCCTTGAAGCCTAACTCATCCTTACGCACGTCACACACAGCTCTGCAACACCGCACCGGAGAAAGCCACAGAAAGGTCATGCTCGCCGTCCGCTTGGGTGTTCAGGAGTGCCTCTTCGCATTGTGGCTCCCATTCTCCCCTCACAAGGCCTCACTGCCCAGTAAACTCATCGGTAAGGACACATATGGTTACTACTACGGTGAGCGCACACAACTACCAAAGAAAAGAACCCAATCGAAAAATACGTCTACATGCGTTCAAGTgggcgagaaggaaaaaatcGAATACTGCAGAAGTGcagtgaaaaggaaaaggggagagccAATGGGGACAAAGAAAAAGTAAGGCTCTACGATGGgtaagcaaaaaaaaaaaaaataagaaATGCGCTCGCACGCATGGCGCAAGCGGAAAACTCCCTTTGGGCTTGCTCTACTCATGAAGGGCCTCATGATGAGAAACAAGAGAAGCCGCAGAAGCGAGAAAAGACCGATACACCGAGCATTGGTTTCACATGAAGCAAGCGCACCATAAAAGAGcccacacactctctccaGGCGACCCGCCCAATCGGAAGGTCTACGTCTTACAACTGGTTTCTTGTCACTCAGTGGAAGTGAGCGCACATGGGTGGAGGATCGCCTGGAGGTAGAGATGAGTACGCGTGTGGGGAAGGCAACGAGCACAGAAATAGTACAAGAAATAACGAGCCTTGCGGCAtcagaaaggaaagaggggaaggaaaataaaaaagagagaaggtaCTGCTCGTAGTACAGCATGAGCCCAGCAATCGTGAGCCTCTTGCTAACGAACAACAAGACTTCAAGTCGCCAGTCGAGCTTCTGCGCACAaaatgaagaaaagaataAAGATAGGGGTAACAGCAATAGAATTACAGCCAACCCACTTTGGTGCTGTTAAAGAACGTCTCAGTAAAAGTCAATAAGATAATATCACCTCGCCGCACTCACGCTCGCGTCCCCTTCAAATCGTCGCATCACCTCGGCACGACTTCAAGATGAGAAGAAAGGGCGCAAGAAGCACAGGTCGAGCTGATGCATTAGTAAAGAAGAAATGGCTACGACTAGCCCGACACCCAGATACACTTGGCAATGTGCGCTTTGGCGTGTTTGTACCGAACATCATACACCGcgacgtcgtcctcctcggccaCAACGTACGTGGTGCGTGGCTTGCCGCGTACCCAGCTCAGATCGAGTACGCTTCCCAGGCCCACCAGTGTCTTCGGTACCTGGGACGCCACCCACTCTTCCATATTCTTTGTAGCATTCGCCTCAATTGCATTCACATCTAACCCCCGCTCAATCaggcgcttcgcctcctctgccaccttGAGCTCGTTCTTGTGGAAGTAGTGGACATAGTAGGGTATCGCTGGCATGCCAAAGTGCGTCATCACCGAGTTCCATGTGAGTCTGGAAGCTACTGGTCGCAGAATCTGGTGTGCCCGGGACCTCCTGTCCGCCATGTagcacacgcgccgccccgGGCACAACTGCCTCACACCCCCGAGGTGGTCTTTCACCTGTTTCCCCACAAGCACATCTTCATACTGCATGATCAAGCTGAGGTATTCGTTGTACAGGCTGGAATTGTACGGCTCGGTCAACAGCTTGAGCAGAAGAGCATTGCTGCTATCAAATGGGTTCAGCGCAGCTTGTACGAGGCGTCGGTCCAGAATGTAGCCCACCCCGTTGCCATATATGATGTCACCGTAGTACAGCCGCCACACTCGATACAGGCAATCCTTCGTGTCATCGATGCCCAGCGTCGCCGGTATAACGTCGTCATGCGGAATGGTCGCTGTCAAGTTACGcgtctcccccacccaccccgtACGTCGNNNNNNNNNNNNNNNNNNNNNNNNNNNNNNNNNNNNNNNNNNNNNNNNNNNNNNNNNNNNNNNNNNNNNNNNNNNNNNNNNNNNNNNNNNNNNNNNNNNNCCGNGCGGACCGTACctaccctaaccctaaccctaaccctaaccctaaccctaaccctaaccctaaccctaaccctaaccctaaccctaaccctaaccctaaccctaaccctaaccctaaccctaaccctaaccctaaccctaaccctaaccctaaccctaaccctaaccctaaccctaaccctaaccctaaccctaaccctaaccctaacccgtgtaccctcaCCCGTGTACCCTCACCCGTGTACCCTCACCCGTGTACCCTCACCCGTGTACCCTCACCCGTGTACCCTCACCCGTGTACCCTCACCCGTGTACCCTCACCCGTGTACCCTCACCCGTGTACCCTCACCCGTGTACCCTCACCCGTGTACCCTCACCCGTGTACCCTCACCCGTGTACCCTCACCCGTGTACCCTCACCCGTGCACCCTCACTCGTGCACCCTCACCCGTGCACCCTGGCCCTCGGGAGGATTTCTccggtacagtgggagagggtgtcgcaaGGATAGGAAGGAGTGGTAGAAAATGCCTGCACCATAACCCTTACCCCTGTTCGCGCACCCGCACGCCAATTACCCATGTATAATTGTAGGGTGCCGTGGTGGGATGCTTCACCTGAGGAAAAAGCGAAACCAAATCCCCAGAGCTCGCGGGCTGTGCGATGGGAACGACTGCGTTGACAGCTGTCTCCTTTATCACACATAAGGGTGGAGGAAAGAAATGGCAGGCAATTGGAGGGATGTTGTTGGACATTGAAGTCGCTTGCGGAAAAACGGCTCGTACACATCTCAGGCGTTATTGCGGCATGAGCAATGAGAGACGTGGCCGTTCACCCGCATTGATGCGCACAGTTGGAGGTACAGTGCTGAATAGCAGtaggaaaaggaaagctgAAGAAACGAGGTAGGACGCTGACGAGCGGCAGAAAAGCGGTGCGCACGGTTAGTCATGGATCAATATGGCGGAAGGTGCCGTGAAGCAACGCAACGCCGCCGAGCGCCACTGGGGAGTGCTTGTCCCTatggaaggagagagagaagggaaagagcaaGCTGCACAATTCACACGTACGATTTGGCCTCTCTCGGTGGGCACGGGCAAACGCGCAACGAACATCAGCGCGTCGCCGTCTGGCAATGGAAGAGGCAAGGAAGCAGCGATAGTGCAACCACGCAACACCAAAACGGTGCGGCGCTGGGAAACGGCCGTAAAGAGTCCTTAGCAGAGGccgacacacgcgcaggccATCAGTGCCTGGGCCGCCTGCTCTAGAGGGCGTGACGGGACGCCATCAAAGAGCCCCGGCAGGGATCGATATTGAGCGGGGCTGGGTACAGCGAGCAAAGCCGACTTTCACAAGCAGCGGGCGATGCGAGAAGGCAGCCGGGTTCGCGCTTCCCACCCCCAGCAGCCGCGACGCTAGTGGGCTTTTGTGTGCTGGCCACTGCCGCGAGACTGCAAAGCAGCACACGTTGGCGAAAGAGAACGACCGCGTGTGAGGCGGGTCGCGAAAGCGCCCGAAGCCCCGCGACGCGGCCCCCCATCACGCAAACGGCTTCGGGAGCAGGGGCGTCGGAGAGGGACACGAGAGCAGCCCGTTGCGCGAGCGACGCGGAGAGAGCGCACCCAGGCTTGCCAAAGGGCAGGCAGTGATCGTGAGAGCCGCTGGGCGGCTGCCCTCCGCAATGCCGGAGAGACTCGTCAGCGCGGCATCCTTTTGCACGGCGATAGCGGAGAGGTCTGAAGGGTGCGAGGGGCCCTCATGGTCGGAACGAGGCGCTCTACCACGGAGAGGTCCCAAGGCGAGCTGATGCACGAACCTCGCCGTGCGCGTCCGCACGCAGACGGGTGTTGGAAGGGAGTGCCGAGCCAGCGCACTGGAGCACAGACGTGTTTGGGGGGACACCGCGGCAGTAGCGAAGGGAGGCCGCACTGCCAGAAAGAGCATGACGCTGCCGGCACATCCCCACTCAAGCCGCCAAGCAGCGGGGCCgcccctcaccacccccctcctgGCAGCGGGATTCCTTCAGGGGACTCCTGTGCGTCCCTCCTTGCGCCTCGACAAGCGACCTCATCTGCACCCATGAGCATTTGTGttcggggagaggggagcagcagcgctgggcAGAAAG
This window harbors:
- a CDS encoding phosphoglycan beta 1,3 galactosyltransferase 3, whose translation is MQYEDVLVGKQVKDHLGGVRQLCPGRRVCYMADRRSRAHQILRPVASRLTWNSVMTHFGMPAIPYYVHYFHKNELKVAEEAKRLIERGLDVNAIEANATKNMEEWVASQVPKTLVGLGSVLDLSWVRGKPRTTYVVAEEDDVAVYDVRYKHAKAHIAKCIWVSG